A single genomic interval of Drosophila virilis strain 15010-1051.87 chromosome 2, Dvir_AGI_RSII-ME, whole genome shotgun sequence harbors:
- the LOC6631075 gene encoding uridine phosphorylase 1 isoform X1, protein MPPTIQAHEFKAHCRTTPKDDEDETDVHMRSKTRYADGTVKLRNPNIELMDQDILYHVALGSESHDLREMFGDVKFVCMGGTPKRMENFAHFIMDEIGYKLPAGTQLQDISEFSYRYSMYKVGPVLCVSHGMGTPSISILMHEVIKLMYHAKCIDPIFIRIGTCGGIGVDGGTVIITEDALDGHLRNSHEFTILGETVHRPAKLDKKLARELKSLASADDPYDTIIGKTLCTNDFYEGQGRLDGAFCEFTETDKMNYLEKLRDNGVVNIEMESTIFAALTHHAGIKAAVVCVVLLNRLNGDQVNAPKEVINEWQQRPQILVSRYIRKVLAQHGQLKSLFGHHGSIKSPRRFKLVQQESQAHD, encoded by the exons ATACGCCGATGGCACAGTTAAATTACGCAACCCTAATATTGAACTTATGGATCAGGATATCTTATATCACGTAGCGCTGGGTAGCGAGAGTCACGATCTGAGGGAAATGTTTGGCGATGTTAAG TTCGTTTGCATGGGCGGCACACCAAAGCGCATGGAGAACTTCGCACATTTCATTATGGATGAGATCGGCTATAAGCTGCCCGCTGGAACACAGCTGCAGGATATTAGCGAGTTTTCGTACCGCTATTCCATGTACAAAGTCGGTCCGGTGCTATGCGTCAGTCACGGCATGGGCACCCCCTCGATTAGCATACTGATGCACGAGGTTATCAAGCTGATGTACCATGCCAAATGCATTGATCCCATATTCATACGCATCGGCACCTGTGGCGGCATTGGCGTCGACGGCGGCACCGTCATCATCACTGAAGATGCTTTGGATGGGCATTTGCGCAACTCTCACGAGTTT ACAATTCTGGGCGAGACTGTGCATCGCCCGGCTAAGCTGGATAAGAAGCTGGCACGTGAACTGAAATCGCTAGCCAGTGCCGATGATCCCTATGACACCATCATTGGCAAGACGCTGTGCACAAATGACTTCTATGAGGGTCAAGGACGTCTGGATGGCGCCTTCTGTGAGTTTACCGAAACCGATAAGATGAACTATCTGGAGAAGCTGCGCGACAACGGCGTCGTCAACATCGAAATGGAGAGCACCATCTTCGCAGCGCTAACACATCATGCGGGCATCAAAGCAGCCGTTGTTTGCGTTGTGCTCCTGAATCGCCTAAATGGGGACCAGGTCAATGCGCCCAAAGAGGTTATAAATGAGTGGCAACAGCGTCCACAGATACTCGTCTCCAGGTATATACGCAAGGTGCTCGCCCAGCATGGCCAACTGAAGTCGCTGTTCGGGCATCATGGATCCATAAAGTCGCCGAGGCGCTTCAAGCTGGTACAGCAGGAATCACAGGCCCATGATTAG
- the LOC6631075 gene encoding uridine phosphorylase 1 isoform X2, whose translation MSLLTGNSHSLSEEEIDEYADGTVKLRNPNIELMDQDILYHVALGSESHDLREMFGDVKFVCMGGTPKRMENFAHFIMDEIGYKLPAGTQLQDISEFSYRYSMYKVGPVLCVSHGMGTPSISILMHEVIKLMYHAKCIDPIFIRIGTCGGIGVDGGTVIITEDALDGHLRNSHEFTILGETVHRPAKLDKKLARELKSLASADDPYDTIIGKTLCTNDFYEGQGRLDGAFCEFTETDKMNYLEKLRDNGVVNIEMESTIFAALTHHAGIKAAVVCVVLLNRLNGDQVNAPKEVINEWQQRPQILVSRYIRKVLAQHGQLKSLFGHHGSIKSPRRFKLVQQESQAHD comes from the exons ATACGCCGATGGCACAGTTAAATTACGCAACCCTAATATTGAACTTATGGATCAGGATATCTTATATCACGTAGCGCTGGGTAGCGAGAGTCACGATCTGAGGGAAATGTTTGGCGATGTTAAG TTCGTTTGCATGGGCGGCACACCAAAGCGCATGGAGAACTTCGCACATTTCATTATGGATGAGATCGGCTATAAGCTGCCCGCTGGAACACAGCTGCAGGATATTAGCGAGTTTTCGTACCGCTATTCCATGTACAAAGTCGGTCCGGTGCTATGCGTCAGTCACGGCATGGGCACCCCCTCGATTAGCATACTGATGCACGAGGTTATCAAGCTGATGTACCATGCCAAATGCATTGATCCCATATTCATACGCATCGGCACCTGTGGCGGCATTGGCGTCGACGGCGGCACCGTCATCATCACTGAAGATGCTTTGGATGGGCATTTGCGCAACTCTCACGAGTTT ACAATTCTGGGCGAGACTGTGCATCGCCCGGCTAAGCTGGATAAGAAGCTGGCACGTGAACTGAAATCGCTAGCCAGTGCCGATGATCCCTATGACACCATCATTGGCAAGACGCTGTGCACAAATGACTTCTATGAGGGTCAAGGACGTCTGGATGGCGCCTTCTGTGAGTTTACCGAAACCGATAAGATGAACTATCTGGAGAAGCTGCGCGACAACGGCGTCGTCAACATCGAAATGGAGAGCACCATCTTCGCAGCGCTAACACATCATGCGGGCATCAAAGCAGCCGTTGTTTGCGTTGTGCTCCTGAATCGCCTAAATGGGGACCAGGTCAATGCGCCCAAAGAGGTTATAAATGAGTGGCAACAGCGTCCACAGATACTCGTCTCCAGGTATATACGCAAGGTGCTCGCCCAGCATGGCCAACTGAAGTCGCTGTTCGGGCATCATGGATCCATAAAGTCGCCGAGGCGCTTCAAGCTGGTACAGCAGGAATCACAGGCCCATGATTAG